The genomic interval CGACTTTCGACACCGGCGAGGGATGCCGGTTTGGTACGACGGAACACAGTATCGTTATAATCGGGCGTGTCCTTCACACACGCATGCCGAAATGCCAGAACTGCAGTTCGTTCGTGACTGCGGCGTACGCGCGTGTCTTCACTCCCAACGGCATCGAGAACCCCCGAGTGTGCCCCCAGTGTGAGGACAAGATCCGCGACGGTGCGGACGTGCGCGAGGCCCGCTCCACCCGACGGACGTAATCAGTTCTGGCGAACCGCGTCCGCGACGAGACCGCTCGCGTCCTCGAATATCTCCGCCGCCCGCTCCTCCTCCCGCGCCTCCGCCGTCACCCTGACGAGCGGCTGGGTCCCGCTCGCTCTGAGCAGGAACCAGCCGCCGTCGACCCCGACGCGGACCCCGTCGAGCGTCGTCACGTCGTCGTACTCGGCGAGCACGCGCTCGCGGACCCGCTCCATCACCGCCGCCTTGTCCGCCACTTCGACCGCGTCGCGCCGGATGGGGTAGGCGGGGAGCTCCGCCGCCCGTTCCGCGAGCGGCCGTTCTGCGGCCAGTTCGACGAGCTTACAGGCCGCGTAGGGGCCGTCCGGGCACAGCGTCTCCGTCGGCCATATCCACGCGCCCGACGGCTCCCCGCCGAAGGCCACGTCCGGGGCCGCGGCGGCCTCGGCGACGTACACGTCCCCGACCGGGGTGCGCTCGACGCCGACGCCCCGCTCCGCGAGGTAGTCCTCGACGGCGAGGCTCGTGTCCACGGGGACGGCCACCCGCTCGCCCTCGGCCGCGGCGTCGGCCGCGAACAGCGCGAGCGTCCCGTCCCCCGAGAGGAAGGTGCCGTCGCCCGCGACCGCCCGGAGGCGGTCGGCGTCGCCGTCGTGGGCGATACCGAGGTCGGCGTCCGTCGCCCCGACGAGCGCGGCCAGCGACCCGCAGTGCTCGGCGGTCGGCTCCGAGGGCCGGCCCGGAAACGCCCCGTCCGGCTGGGCGTTGAGCGTCTCCACGTCGCAGCCGAGCCGCGACAGCGCGTCGACGGTCACCCCGCCCGCGCCGTTGCCGAGGTCGACGACGACCGAGAGGGCCGCGGGGTCGGTCGCCG from Halosegnis marinus carries:
- the glmM gene encoding phosphoglucosamine mutase; amino-acid sequence: MSLFGTSGVRGPVGDEVTAALALDVGRAVGGHLADRGDPRRVVVGRDPRESGAMLADALAAGLRETGVDVVDLGLASTPTVARAVAWFDAGAGVSVTASHNPAPDNGLKLWQPSGQAFGADRRADVEERIAAGDPSLEAWDGLGDRTAGGATDRHADHLVAATDPAALSVVVDLGNGAGGVTVDALSRLGCDVETLNAQPDGAFPGRPSEPTAEHCGSLAALVGATDADLGIAHDGDADRLRAVAGDGTFLSGDGTLALFAADAAAEGERVAVPVDTSLAVEDYLAERGVGVERTPVGDVYVAEAAAAPDVAFGGEPSGAWIWPTETLCPDGPYAACKLVELAAERPLAERAAELPAYPIRRDAVEVADKAAVMERVRERVLAEYDDVTTLDGVRVGVDGGWFLLRASGTQPLVRVTAEAREEERAAEIFEDASGLVADAVRQN
- a CDS encoding DUF7563 family protein — translated: MPKCQNCSSFVTAAYARVFTPNGIENPRVCPQCEDKIRDGADVREARSTRRT